A single region of the Salvia splendens isolate huo1 chromosome 18, SspV2, whole genome shotgun sequence genome encodes:
- the LOC121776740 gene encoding exopolygalacturonase-like, with translation MAIFNIFSSLVFLLFSCFAIAVPPKFFNVVRYGAISDGTTDNSQAFLKAWKDSCAYNGRRRFWIPNGKFLLRKASFEGLCNGSMAFLIKGTLVAPTDSFFTDTWIAFRYVSGLIVKGGGSLDGQGQSAWHYNDCKTNSNPSDIEIRLCEELQG, from the coding sequence ATGGCAATTTTCAACATTTTTTCATCACTAGTGTTTCTCTTGTTCTCGTGCTTTGCAATAGCCGTCCCGCCGAAATTCTTCAACGTCGTTCGCTACGGTGCCATCTCCGATGGCACCACCGACAACTCTCAGGCATTTCTCAAAGCATGGAAAGATTCATGTGCATACAATGGAAGGAGAAGGTTTTGGATCCCAAATGGAAAATTCTTGCTACGAAAGGCCTCATTTGAAGGCTTGTGCAATGGCTCAATGGCCTTTCTGATCAAAGGGACCCTCGTGGCCCCCACCGATTCCTTCTTCACTGACACGTGGATCGCATTCCGGTATGTATCCGGCCTCATTGTGAAAGGCGGCGGCAGCCTTGACGGCCAAGGCCAATCAGCGTGGCATTACAACGACTGCAAAACCAACTCTAATCCCAGTGACATTGAGATTCGACTTTGTGAGGAACTCCAGGGTTGA
- the LOC121776741 gene encoding exopolygalacturonase clone GBGA483-like yields MSISHVKLSAPADSPNTDGIHIGTSRNIKISKSVIGTGDDCVSMVSGSQSIEVNGVACGPGHGISIGCLGRGHEHEYVKGITGHSSSAVQIQDVTFKNIFGVSSTEVAVNLQCSKAMPCKNVKLINIDLAYDGPGRRATSLCSNVIASSSGKLVPGGCI; encoded by the exons ATGAGCATAAGCCATGTTAAGCTCTCGGCGCCTGCAGACAGCCCCAACACCGATGGCATCCATATTGGGACCTCGCGCAACATCAAGATATCCAAGTCCGTCATTGGCACGGGAGATGACTGCGTGTCCATGGTGTCTGGCAGCCAATCTATTGAGGTGAATGGCGTCGCTTGTGGGCCTGGCCACGGCATTAGTATTGGGTGCTTGGGGAGAGGCCATGAGCATGAGTATGTCAAGGGGATAACT GGGCATTCGAGCTCAGCTGTCCAAATACAAGATGTGACATTCAAGAATATATTTGGGGTGTCGAGCACAGAAGTGGCGGTGAATTTGCAATGCAGCAAGGCTATGCCGTGCAAGAATGTGAAGCTCATCAACATCGACCTTGCCTACGACGGCCCAGGGAGACGGGCCACATCCCTTTGTTCGAATGTCATCGCCTCCTCTTCTGGCAAGCTCGTGCCTGGGGGATGTATATAG